From Cronobacter turicensis z3032, the proteins below share one genomic window:
- the acrD gene encoding Probable aminoglycoside efflux pump has translation MANFFIDRPIFAWVLAILICLTGTLAIFSLPVEQYPELAPPNVRITANYPGASAQTLENTVTQVIEQNMTGLDNLMYMSSQSSATGQATVTLNFKAGTDPDEAVQQVQNQLQSALRKLPQAVQTQGVTVRKTGDTNILTIAFVSTDGSMDKQDIADYVASNIQEPLSRINGVGDIDAYGSQYAMRIWLDPDKLTSFQLTTADVVAAIKSQNSQIAVGQLGGTPSVDNQALNATINAQSLLQTPEQFRAITLRVNQDGSTVTLGDVATVEMGAEKYDYLSRYNGKAASGLGVKLASGANEMATAQLVLNRLDELSHYFPHGLEYKVAYETTSFVEASITDVVKTLLEAIALVFLVMYLFLQNFRATLIPTIAVPVVLLGTFAVLYSFGYSINTLTMFAMVLAIGLLVDDAIVVVENVERIMSEEGLSPRAATRKSMGQIQGALVGIAMVLSAVFIPMAFFGGTTGAIYRQFSITIVSSMVLSVLVAMILTPALCATLLKPLKKGEHHGSRGFFGWFNRTFERSALRYESAVGKILQRSVRWILLYALLLGGMVFLFLRLPTSFLPQEDRGMFVTSVQLPSGSTQQQTLKVVQQVERYFFEKEKANVASVFATVGSGPGGNGQNVARMFVRLNPWEDRDPDTGSADAIIERATAAFRHIKEARVFASSPPAISGLGSSAGFDMELQDHAGLGHDALMQARDRLLDMASQEPALTRVRHNGLDDSPQLQVDIDQRKAQALGVSIDDINDTLQTAWGSSYVNDFMDRGRVKKVYVQSAAKYRMLPEDITRWYVRNQAGAMVPFSAFATSRWETGSPRLERYNGYSALEIVGEAAPGVSTGTAMDVMEKLVRQLPTGFGLEWTAMSYQERLSGSQAPALYALSLLVVFLCLAALYESWTVPFSVMLVVPLGVIGALLATWLRGLENDVYFQVGLLTVIGLSAKNAILIVEFANEMNSKGHELIAATLDACRQRLRPILMTSLAFIFGVLPMATSSGAGSASQHAVGTGVMGGMISATLLAIFFVPLFFVLIRRRFPLKPATEE, from the coding sequence ATGGCGAATTTTTTTATCGATCGCCCGATTTTTGCCTGGGTGCTGGCAATTCTCATCTGCCTGACCGGCACACTGGCGATATTTTCACTTCCCGTTGAGCAATATCCCGAACTGGCCCCGCCTAACGTGCGCATCACGGCCAACTATCCCGGCGCCTCCGCCCAGACGCTGGAAAACACCGTTACCCAGGTTATCGAACAGAATATGACCGGCCTCGATAACCTGATGTATATGTCGTCGCAAAGCAGCGCCACCGGCCAGGCGACCGTGACGCTGAATTTCAAAGCGGGCACTGACCCGGATGAAGCGGTCCAGCAGGTGCAAAACCAGCTGCAATCCGCGCTGCGCAAGCTCCCTCAGGCCGTACAGACGCAGGGCGTGACGGTGCGTAAAACCGGCGATACCAATATCCTGACCATCGCGTTTGTCTCCACCGACGGCAGCATGGATAAACAGGATATCGCCGACTACGTGGCGAGTAATATCCAGGAGCCGCTGAGCCGCATCAACGGCGTCGGGGATATCGACGCTTACGGATCGCAATACGCGATGCGCATCTGGCTTGACCCGGACAAACTCACCAGCTTTCAGCTCACCACGGCGGATGTGGTGGCGGCGATTAAATCCCAGAATAGCCAGATAGCGGTCGGCCAGCTCGGCGGCACGCCGTCTGTCGATAACCAGGCGCTGAACGCCACCATTAACGCGCAGTCGCTGTTACAGACGCCGGAACAGTTTCGCGCCATCACGCTTCGGGTAAATCAGGACGGTTCAACCGTCACGCTCGGCGACGTGGCGACGGTCGAAATGGGCGCCGAGAAATATGATTATCTGAGCCGCTATAACGGCAAAGCGGCGTCGGGGCTTGGCGTGAAGCTCGCCTCCGGCGCTAACGAGATGGCAACCGCGCAACTGGTGCTGAACCGGCTCGACGAGCTGTCGCACTATTTCCCGCACGGGCTTGAATATAAAGTCGCCTATGAAACCACTTCATTCGTGGAGGCCTCAATTACTGATGTGGTGAAGACGCTGCTTGAAGCCATCGCGCTGGTGTTTCTGGTGATGTATCTCTTCCTGCAAAATTTCCGCGCCACGCTGATTCCGACTATCGCGGTGCCTGTGGTGCTGCTTGGCACTTTCGCGGTGCTCTACAGCTTCGGCTACAGCATTAACACCCTGACGATGTTCGCAATGGTGCTGGCGATAGGCCTGCTGGTGGATGACGCCATCGTGGTGGTGGAAAACGTCGAGCGCATCATGAGTGAAGAGGGGTTGTCGCCGCGCGCCGCCACGCGCAAATCAATGGGACAGATCCAGGGCGCGCTGGTAGGCATCGCCATGGTGCTCTCGGCGGTGTTTATCCCGATGGCGTTTTTCGGCGGCACCACCGGCGCGATTTACCGCCAGTTCTCCATCACGATTGTCTCGTCGATGGTGCTGTCGGTGCTCGTCGCCATGATCCTCACTCCTGCCCTGTGCGCCACGCTGCTTAAGCCGCTGAAAAAAGGCGAACATCACGGCTCGCGCGGCTTTTTCGGCTGGTTTAACCGCACCTTTGAGCGCAGCGCGCTGCGCTATGAATCCGCCGTCGGGAAGATTTTGCAGCGCAGCGTGCGCTGGATTTTGCTCTACGCCCTGCTGCTGGGCGGCATGGTGTTTCTCTTTTTGCGCCTGCCCACGTCGTTTCTGCCGCAGGAGGATCGCGGCATGTTTGTGACGTCAGTTCAGTTGCCCTCCGGCTCCACCCAGCAGCAGACGCTGAAAGTGGTGCAGCAGGTAGAGCGTTACTTCTTTGAGAAAGAAAAGGCCAATGTGGCCTCGGTGTTCGCCACCGTCGGCTCCGGCCCCGGCGGCAATGGCCAGAACGTGGCGCGTATGTTTGTACGCCTGAACCCGTGGGAAGATCGCGACCCGGATACCGGCAGCGCGGACGCGATCATTGAACGCGCCACCGCCGCCTTCCGCCACATTAAAGAAGCGCGCGTGTTCGCCAGCAGCCCGCCTGCCATCAGCGGCCTTGGCAGCTCTGCCGGGTTTGATATGGAGCTTCAGGATCACGCCGGGCTGGGTCATGACGCGCTGATGCAGGCGCGCGATCGCCTGCTCGATATGGCAAGCCAGGAGCCCGCGCTGACCCGCGTGCGTCACAATGGTCTGGATGACAGCCCGCAGTTGCAAGTCGACATCGACCAGCGCAAAGCCCAGGCGCTTGGCGTTTCCATTGACGATATTAACGACACGCTGCAAACCGCGTGGGGCTCAAGCTATGTGAACGACTTTATGGATCGCGGGCGCGTGAAAAAGGTCTATGTACAGTCTGCCGCGAAATACCGGATGCTGCCGGAAGATATTACGCGCTGGTATGTGCGCAATCAGGCGGGCGCGATGGTGCCGTTCTCGGCCTTTGCGACGTCGCGCTGGGAGACCGGCTCGCCGCGCCTTGAGCGTTACAACGGCTATTCGGCGCTGGAAATTGTCGGCGAGGCCGCGCCGGGCGTCAGTACCGGCACCGCGATGGACGTGATGGAAAAACTGGTGCGTCAGTTGCCGACCGGGTTCGGCCTGGAGTGGACGGCGATGTCGTATCAGGAGCGGCTATCAGGTTCGCAGGCGCCTGCCCTGTATGCGCTGTCGCTGCTGGTGGTGTTCCTGTGCCTGGCGGCGCTGTATGAAAGCTGGACGGTGCCGTTCTCGGTGATGCTGGTGGTGCCGCTCGGCGTCATTGGCGCGCTGCTCGCCACGTGGCTGCGTGGGCTGGAGAACGACGTCTATTTCCAGGTGGGGTTGCTGACGGTTATCGGGCTGTCCGCCAAGAACGCGATACTGATTGTGGAGTTCGCCAATGAGATGAACAGCAAGGGCCATGAGCTTATCGCCGCGACGCTCGACGCCTGTCGCCAGCGTCTGCGGCCGATTTTAATGACGTCGCTCGCGTTTATCTTCGGCGTCTTGCCGATGGCGACCAGCAGCGGCGCGGGTTCCGCCAGCCAGCACGCGGTGGGCACTGGCGTGATGGGCGGGATGATTTCCGCGACCCTGCTGGCGATTTTC
- the nudK gene encoding GDP-mannose pyrophosphatase nudK, producing MCVSLTASRRAQWAEYRRQRVYSDSAPGATNGVSGRTIHPTPGVYGVAMSLNVELIKDKILSENYFVLRNITYDLTRKDGEIVRHKREVYDRGNGAAVLLYNREKKSVVLIRQFRVATWVNGNPDGMLIEACAGLLDDDEPEVCIRKEAIEETGYRVNAAEKVFELYTSPGGVTELIHLFIAEYDDASRANAGGGVEDEEIEVLEMPFDEALEKVKQGEIRDAKTVLLLQHLQLRGIMN from the coding sequence CTGTGCGTAAGCTTAACCGCGAGCCGCCGCGCCCAATGGGCGGAATACCGGCGTCAGCGCGTCTATTCCGACAGCGCGCCGGGGGCGACAAATGGCGTTTCGGGTCGTACTATTCACCCAACACCAGGCGTTTATGGAGTCGCTATGTCGTTAAATGTCGAACTGATAAAAGATAAAATTCTGTCGGAAAACTATTTCGTTCTGCGCAATATTACCTACGATCTGACGCGAAAAGATGGCGAAATCGTTCGCCACAAGCGCGAAGTCTACGATCGCGGCAACGGCGCCGCCGTGCTGTTATATAACCGCGAGAAAAAAAGCGTGGTGCTGATCCGCCAGTTCCGCGTCGCCACCTGGGTGAACGGTAACCCGGACGGCATGCTGATTGAGGCCTGCGCGGGTCTGCTGGACGATGATGAGCCGGAAGTCTGCATTCGCAAAGAGGCCATCGAAGAGACGGGCTATCGCGTAAATGCGGCGGAAAAGGTTTTTGAGCTTTATACCTCGCCCGGCGGCGTCACTGAGCTTATCCATCTGTTTATCGCCGAATATGATGACGCCTCGCGCGCGAACGCTGGCGGCGGCGTGGAAGATGAAGAGATCGAGGTGCTGGAAATGCCGTTTGACGAGGCGCTGGAGAAGGTAAAACAGGGCGAGATCCGCGATGCGAAAACCGTGCTGTTGCTGCAGCATCTTCAGCTGCGCGGAATAATGAACTGA
- the narP gene encoding Nitrate/nitrite response regulator protein narP: MPWHVLIVDDHPLMRRGLRQLLETDARFRVTGEASSGAEAIAQAQELAPDVILLDLNMRGLSGLDTLNMLRRDGVSARIIVLTVSDARSDVYAMIDAGADGYLLKDSEPEALLEAIRDGAAGAGVFSEQVQAYLLTREPEEQRNAPFALLTGRELDVLQEVARGLSNKQIAATLHISEETVKVHIRNLLRKLNVRSRVAATVLFLESRSV, from the coding sequence ATCCCCTGGCACGTCCTGATTGTTGACGATCACCCGCTGATGCGCCGCGGCCTGCGCCAGTTGCTTGAGACCGACGCGCGGTTTCGGGTGACGGGCGAGGCCAGCAGCGGCGCAGAGGCGATAGCGCAGGCGCAGGAACTGGCCCCGGACGTCATTTTGCTGGATCTGAATATGCGGGGCTTAAGCGGGCTGGATACGCTCAATATGCTGCGCCGCGACGGCGTGAGCGCGCGGATTATCGTGTTGACGGTTTCTGACGCGCGCAGCGACGTTTACGCCATGATAGATGCGGGCGCCGACGGTTATCTGCTGAAAGACAGCGAACCGGAAGCGCTGCTGGAGGCCATCCGCGACGGCGCGGCGGGCGCTGGCGTGTTCAGCGAGCAGGTGCAGGCCTATCTGCTGACGCGCGAGCCTGAAGAGCAGCGTAACGCGCCGTTTGCGTTGCTGACCGGGCGGGAGCTTGACGTGTTGCAGGAGGTGGCGCGCGGGCTGTCGAATAAACAGATTGCCGCGACCTTACATATCTCCGAAGAAACGGTAAAAGTGCATATTCGCAATTTACTGCGCAAACTTAACGTGCGCTCACGCGTCGCGGCGACCGTCCTGTTCCTGGAATCCCGTAGCGTGTAA
- the ypfG gene encoding Uncharacterized protein ypfG, protein MTCNNQNFCTARNVGSHQDLVMTLSRSAGAKTDASLRIETGKPEAAVSKAPPLAPRLLVDGKTLVPAGSKWRDAPRRLLTDDPATIIDFLDQIKESSFITLKDGPGRLSLDGLKAALLFIDAQQKRVGSETAWIKKGTNPPLSVPPAPALKGVKITNPTPTPLSHDELNELLDYGTWRMTNSQCSLDPMRREVRISALTDDTALMIISCEAGAYNTVDLAWLVSRQKPFASRMVRLRLPFVPADKEQELELMNASFDEKTKELTTLSKGRGLGDCGVATRWRFDGQRFRLVRYAEEPSCDGWHGPDAWPTLWVTK, encoded by the coding sequence GTGACCTGCAATAACCAGAATTTCTGCACTGCCCGAAACGTGGGCAGCCATCAGGATCTCGTGATGACGCTGTCGCGCAGCGCTGGCGCCAAAACCGACGCGTCGCTGCGCATCGAGACGGGCAAACCGGAGGCGGCCGTCAGCAAAGCGCCGCCGCTCGCGCCGCGCCTGCTGGTGGATGGCAAAACGCTGGTGCCTGCGGGCAGCAAATGGCGCGATGCGCCGCGCCGCCTGCTGACAGACGATCCCGCCACCATCATCGATTTTCTCGATCAAATTAAAGAGTCGTCATTTATCACGCTGAAAGACGGGCCGGGGCGTTTGTCGCTCGACGGGCTGAAAGCCGCGCTGCTGTTTATCGACGCCCAGCAAAAACGCGTCGGCAGCGAAACCGCCTGGATTAAAAAGGGCACCAACCCGCCGCTCAGCGTGCCGCCTGCGCCTGCCCTGAAGGGCGTCAAAATCACTAACCCGACGCCAACGCCGCTCTCCCATGACGAGCTGAATGAACTGCTTGATTACGGCACCTGGCGGATGACCAACAGCCAGTGCTCGCTTGATCCGATGCGCCGCGAAGTGCGTATTTCCGCGCTCACTGACGACACGGCGCTGATGATAATCAGCTGTGAAGCCGGTGCTTACAACACGGTGGATCTCGCCTGGCTGGTGTCGCGCCAGAAGCCTTTTGCCTCACGGATGGTGCGCCTGCGCCTGCCTTTTGTGCCTGCCGATAAAGAGCAGGAGCTGGAGCTGATGAACGCGAGCTTCGATGAAAAAACCAAAGAGCTGACCACGCTTTCCAAAGGCCGCGGCCTTGGCGACTGCGGCGTCGCGACGCGCTGGCGTTTCGACGGCCAGCGGTTTCGTCTGGTGCGCTACGCCGAAGAGCCGAGCTGTGATGGCTGGCACGGCCCCGACGCCTGGCCGACGCTCTGGGTCACCAAATAA